Proteins from one Ammospiza nelsoni isolate bAmmNel1 chromosome 18, bAmmNel1.pri, whole genome shotgun sequence genomic window:
- the VPS29 gene encoding vacuolar protein sorting-associated protein 29 isoform X1 gives MPCNQLLHSHQAGHRLVLVLGDLHIPHRCNSLPAKFKKLLVPGKIQHILCTGNLCTKDTYDYLKTLAGDVHVVRGDFDENLNYPEQKVVTVGQFKIGLIHGHQVIPWGDMASLALLQRQFDVDILISGHTHKFEAFEHENKFYINPGSATGAYHALENNIIPSFVLMDIQASTVVTYVYQLIGDDVKVERIEYKKS, from the exons ATGCCCTGCAATCAACTCCTCCATTCccaccaggctgggcacaga ttggtgctggtgctgggtgaCCTGCACATCCCCCATCGCTGTAACAGCCTCCCGGCCAAGTTCAAGAAGCTGCTGGTGCCTGGCAAGATCCAGCACATCCTGTGCACGGGGAACCTCTGCACCAAGGACACCTATGACTACCTCAAGACCCTGGCTGGGGATGTCCATGTTGTCAGAGGGGACTTTGATGAG aaCCTGAATTATCCTGAGCAGAAGGTTGTGACTGTTGGACAGTTCAAGATTGGGCTGATTCATGGCCATCAGGTGATCCCCTGGGGTGACAtggccagcctggccctgctccagaggcagTTCGATGTGGACATCCTCATTTCGGGGCACACACACAAATTTGAGGCATTtgaacatgaaaataaattctataTCAACCCAGGATCAGCTACAGGAGCCTACCATGCCTTAGAGAA CAACATCATTCCTTCATTTGTGCTGATGGACATCCAGGCTTCTACAGTAGTTACATATGTCTATCAACTAATTGGAGATGATGTGAAGGTAGAAAGAATTGAGTACAAGAAATcctaa
- the VPS29 gene encoding vacuolar protein sorting-associated protein 29 isoform X2 — protein sequence MLVLVLGDLHIPHRCNSLPAKFKKLLVPGKIQHILCTGNLCTKDTYDYLKTLAGDVHVVRGDFDENLNYPEQKVVTVGQFKIGLIHGHQVIPWGDMASLALLQRQFDVDILISGHTHKFEAFEHENKFYINPGSATGAYHALENNIIPSFVLMDIQASTVVTYVYQLIGDDVKVERIEYKKS from the exons ATG ttggtgctggtgctgggtgaCCTGCACATCCCCCATCGCTGTAACAGCCTCCCGGCCAAGTTCAAGAAGCTGCTGGTGCCTGGCAAGATCCAGCACATCCTGTGCACGGGGAACCTCTGCACCAAGGACACCTATGACTACCTCAAGACCCTGGCTGGGGATGTCCATGTTGTCAGAGGGGACTTTGATGAG aaCCTGAATTATCCTGAGCAGAAGGTTGTGACTGTTGGACAGTTCAAGATTGGGCTGATTCATGGCCATCAGGTGATCCCCTGGGGTGACAtggccagcctggccctgctccagaggcagTTCGATGTGGACATCCTCATTTCGGGGCACACACACAAATTTGAGGCATTtgaacatgaaaataaattctataTCAACCCAGGATCAGCTACAGGAGCCTACCATGCCTTAGAGAA CAACATCATTCCTTCATTTGTGCTGATGGACATCCAGGCTTCTACAGTAGTTACATATGTCTATCAACTAATTGGAGATGATGTGAAGGTAGAAAGAATTGAGTACAAGAAATcctaa
- the RAD9B gene encoding LOW QUALITY PROTEIN: cell cycle checkpoint control protein RAD9B (The sequence of the model RefSeq protein was modified relative to this genomic sequence to represent the inferred CDS: inserted 2 bases in 2 codons; deleted 1 base in 1 codon), translating to MKCVIGGAQLRVFGRAIHAIARISDEFWFDPLEKGLALRSVNSSRSAYACVFFSSMFFQHYCWTAGTQPCQKEKQLSLPCKLIIKSVLPVFRCVNVLERNVERCSICSSPSEQHITFQLLCRHGVVKTYNLTFQECDPLQAVFAKHMCPNILKVQSRLLADVMIHFPSSQEEITLSVTPMKVCFKSYTEEDTDFSRTMLTEIQLSPEEFDYFQVGVDSEVTFCLKELRGLLAFSEATSVPVSVHFARSGRPIAFSIEDLLLEASFILATLCEAEREAASPEPACCPRPRDSSRTGMDKSDQSSMDGASNAVTATSKKPQQKGNTPSMDPAKPPSALAKQEVKNIPRGSERDEPGRAGEATEAPQAKVRELPTVPALEPHSCCWAEHXHVHWGLQWHQXSQQHSWKTPAQLETLLWGRGVSLGNAAAQKDLRVAKASQIINAQILYHRILTCTNIAFSSSTPCSSELSLTRTRPLVTPSRVW from the exons ATGAAGTGCGTGATCGGGGGGGCGCAGCTCCGAG TGTTTGGAAGAGCAATACATGCCATAGCACGGATCAGTGATGAATTTTGGTTTGACCCCCTAGAAAAAGGT CTTGCCTTAAGATCAGTGAATTCCTCGAGGTCAGCATATGCCTGTGTCTTCTTCTCATCCATGTTTTTCCAGCATTACTGCTGGACAGCTGGGACCCAGCCCTGTCAGAAGGAGAAGCAACTGTCCCTCCCCTGTAAATTGATAATTAAG tcagTTCTCCCTGTGTTTAGATGTGTCAATGTGCTGGAGAGGAATGTAGAGAGATgcagcatctgcagcagccccagtgagCAGCACATCaccttccagctgctctgcaggcacg GTGTTGTAAAAACCTACAACCTGACATTTCAGGAGTGTGATCCCTTGCAGGCTGTTTTTGCAAAGCACATGTGTCCAAACATTCTTAAAGTCCAATCCAG GCTGCTGGCTGATGTGATGATCCACTTCCCAAGCAGTCAGGAAGAAATAACCCTGTCAGTAACTCCAATGAAAGTTTGTTTCAAGAGTTACACTGAGGAAGACACTG ACTTTTCAAGGACAATGCTTACTGAGATACAGCTCAGTCCAGAGGAATTTGACTACTTTCAAGTTGGAGTAGATTCTGAAGTGACATTTTGCCTTAAAGAACTGAGG gggctgctggcgTTCTCTGAAGCCACGAGCGTCCCTGTGTCCGTGCACTTCGCCAGGAGCGGCAG ACCCATTGCTTTCAGCATTGAggacctgctgctggaggcCAGCTTTATCCTGGCTACCCTGTGTGAGGCTGAGAGGGAGGCAGCTTCCCCAGAGCCTGCCTGCTGCCCACGGCCCCGGGACAG CTCGAGGACTGGCATGGATAAATCTGACCAGAGCTCCATGGATGGAGCCAGCAATGCAGTCACAGCCACTTCCAAAAAGCCACAGCAGAAGGGAAACACTCCAAGCATGGACCCTGCAAAACCCCCAAGTGCTCTGGCAAAACAAGAGGTAAAAAACATTCCCAGAGGCAGTGAGAGGGAtgagccaggcagagcaggagaggccACAGAGGCTCCTCAGGCCAAGGTGAGGGAACTCcccacagtgccagcactggaaccccacagctgctgctgggctgagc cCCACGTGCACTGGGGGCTTCAGTGGcatc tgtcacagcagcacagctggaaaaccccagcacagctggaaacacTCCTGTGGGGCAGGGGGGTTTCACTGGGAAACGCTGCT GCTCAGAAAGATCTTAGAGTGGCAAAAGCTTCACAAATAATTAATGCCCAAATTCTGTATCACAGAATTCTTACCTGTACAAATATTGCATTTTCCAGTTCCACTCCTTGTTCTTCGGAGCTGTCTCTTACAAGGACAAGGCCATTGGTGACACCTTCCAGAGTCTGGTGA